The Candidatus Zixiibacteriota bacterium genome window below encodes:
- a CDS encoding tetratricopeptide repeat protein gives MNRTKGKIIMRIVIRSGPKIVLLPSLLIIYISSSLFAQDSLQHFLTQGGLKLSIREYAAARTQYQNALRFDSLNVEAIRNLGVIASALGDQEQALVYLQKAYKMQPNDPQLSNNIGAILSEQKKSGEAIGYYEAAVRLDSTKSLYLTNLGIEYLRAGRPQQALGVLKRAQPIDTANPIIYFNMGNAFAAQQMYDSAEYYYERSKAYGGEAPDLFYFLGVVKRNLGKMDGAEEAFKGAVKRNPSYKEALQSLGLLYIRQTKYAEAAKEFEKVVKLDSTFMPGVISLGATYALINRSKEADAILAKLMKADSSLGYRMLTLIQQERVRLPKAK, from the coding sequence ATGAACCGTACCAAAGGCAAAATCATCATGCGCATTGTAATCAGATCAGGACCGAAAATCGTTCTGCTACCGTCTCTATTGATCATATACATATCTTCGTCCCTCTTTGCCCAGGACTCGTTGCAGCATTTTCTCACCCAGGGCGGATTGAAATTGAGCATCCGCGAATACGCCGCTGCGCGGACGCAGTATCAAAACGCCCTGCGGTTCGACTCCCTGAATGTCGAGGCGATTCGGAATCTTGGCGTCATCGCCAGCGCGCTGGGGGACCAGGAGCAGGCGCTGGTCTATCTGCAAAAGGCATACAAGATGCAGCCCAATGACCCGCAGCTGAGCAACAATATCGGCGCCATCCTGAGCGAGCAGAAGAAATCCGGTGAGGCGATCGGCTATTACGAGGCAGCGGTCCGTCTGGACTCCACCAAGTCTCTGTATCTGACCAACCTCGGGATCGAATATCTTCGCGCCGGGCGGCCGCAGCAGGCGCTGGGCGTGCTCAAGCGCGCACAGCCGATCGATACGGCCAACCCGATCATCTACTTCAACATGGGGAATGCCTTCGCCGCACAGCAGATGTATGACAGCGCGGAGTATTATTATGAGCGGAGCAAAGCGTACGGCGGCGAGGCGCCCGACCTGTTTTATTTCCTCGGCGTGGTGAAGCGGAACCTCGGCAAGATGGACGGCGCAGAGGAGGCGTTCAAAGGGGCGGTGAAACGGAATCCCTCGTACAAAGAAGCGCTGCAGTCGCTGGGGCTTTTGTACATCCGGCAAACAAAATATGCCGAGGCCGCCAAAGAGTTCGAGAAGGTGGTCAAGCTGGATTCCACCTTCATGCCGGGTGTGATCTCGCTCGGCGCGACTTACGCGTTGATCAATCGTTCCAAGGAAGCCGATGCTATCCTGGCGAAACTCATGAAGGCGGACTCCTCGCTGGGGTACCGGATGTTGACCCTCATCCAGCAGGAGCGGGTGCGTCTGCCGAAAGCGAAGTAG